The Longimicrobiales bacterium genome window below encodes:
- a CDS encoding amidohydrolase family protein, with translation MVHPAVARTALLTLSVAALAAPAHGQQPTAFVGGTLIDGTGRAPVSDAVVVTGEGRIVCAGSRATCAVPAGAATVDVRNRWIMPGIVDAHVHYSQTGWADGRPDALDMMERFPYIETVTALKDPTPFYRANLCSGVTATFDVGGYPWTWSLREPADHDAHAPHVAAAGPLLSTRDHWLNTPAERQFIHIGSDSATEAGARLIIANQSDAMKVWFLASERSDDAAAMVRRLELAGERARAADIPLIVHATNLWGAKQALRAGARLLVHSVENAPVDDEFLELAKRNGTVYTPTLVVRNGYRQLAARDFDDAAYGAGLACVDPASRAKAFLSDSLPDGQNAEAVERAAVAAERSFELMAANVRAVHAAGIPVAMGTDAGNPLTLHGPSVHLEIEALHRAGLPAMDVIVAATRNGALAMGRLDDFGTIETGKAADLVILSADPLADVRNIRRIEHVVRAGVVHDRSALEWR, from the coding sequence ATGGTCCATCCAGCTGTCGCGCGCACCGCGCTTCTCACGCTTTCCGTCGCCGCCCTGGCCGCACCGGCGCACGGCCAGCAGCCGACCGCGTTCGTCGGCGGCACTCTGATCGACGGCACCGGCCGCGCACCCGTGAGCGACGCCGTCGTCGTGACCGGCGAGGGCCGCATCGTGTGCGCGGGCTCGCGCGCGACGTGTGCGGTGCCGGCCGGTGCCGCGACGGTGGACGTGCGGAACCGCTGGATCATGCCGGGCATCGTCGATGCGCACGTCCACTACTCGCAGACCGGCTGGGCGGATGGCCGGCCGGACGCGCTCGACATGATGGAGCGATTCCCCTACATCGAGACGGTGACGGCGCTGAAGGATCCGACACCGTTCTATCGCGCGAATCTGTGCAGCGGTGTCACTGCGACGTTCGATGTCGGGGGCTATCCGTGGACGTGGAGCCTGCGCGAGCCCGCGGATCACGATGCGCACGCGCCGCATGTCGCCGCGGCGGGGCCGCTGCTGTCCACACGCGACCACTGGCTGAACACGCCGGCGGAGCGCCAGTTCATTCACATCGGCAGCGACTCCGCGACCGAGGCGGGCGCGAGGCTGATCATCGCGAACCAGTCCGATGCCATGAAGGTCTGGTTCCTCGCCTCCGAGCGCTCCGACGATGCCGCTGCGATGGTGCGGCGCCTCGAGCTGGCCGGCGAGCGTGCACGCGCTGCGGACATCCCGCTGATCGTGCACGCGACGAACCTGTGGGGCGCGAAGCAGGCGCTGCGCGCGGGCGCGCGGCTGCTCGTGCACAGCGTCGAGAACGCACCCGTCGATGACGAGTTCCTGGAGCTCGCGAAACGGAATGGCACCGTGTACACGCCGACGCTCGTCGTGCGCAATGGCTATCGTCAGCTCGCCGCGCGCGACTTCGATGACGCGGCGTACGGCGCCGGGCTCGCGTGCGTCGATCCGGCGTCACGCGCGAAGGCGTTCCTGTCCGATTCACTGCCCGATGGCCAGAATGCCGAGGCGGTGGAGCGGGCGGCAGTCGCTGCCGAACGATCGTTCGAGCTCATGGCTGCGAACGTGCGCGCCGTGCACGCGGCCGGCATTCCCGTCGCCATGGGCACCGACGCCGGCAATCCGCTCACGCTGCACGGCCCGTCCGTCCACCTCGAGATCGAAGCGCTGCACCGCGCGGGACTCCCGGCGATGGACGTCATCGTCGCGGCCACGCGCAATGGCGCACTCGCCATGGGCCGGCTCGACGACTTCGGCACGATCGAAACCGGCAAGGCCGCCGACCTCGTCATCCTGTCCGCGGACCCGCTCGCCGATGTGCGTAACATCCGCCGCATCGAGCACGTCGTGCGGGCCGGCGTGGTGCACGATCGTTCAGCGCTCGAGTGGAGATAG
- a CDS encoding S8 family serine peptidase produces the protein MPGRKSGPGKGRAGRVEKTRVDIDVRDLKGGGIANAQVELTPFPKGEPVTLKFDPGTGSYRGTVAPGRYTASVAHRGSERQQRRVDVQPAGNQEVFILGPRGLPFYYRGRVKTPFEPRPELVALVLRHVRGEADREVEQIARGLGLEPVEVSEEIRQARGRIFRLPGRAAAEGSAEIARRLEAVRSVEHAGFVVGLRDESVSFLTDELIVRFQSQVAEDEVRKLAAEYQLEILRSVPYSPNTWHFRAREAQGYRLLDTAARLADLEEVDWAEPNLVTTVELDAIVPTDFLWNGVWDRQLVGCPDAWQELQDAGHQPFGEPTIVIATVDQGIESAAGVPVNPEFQGNVSNGTAKTYQLFDFINLVPDNDTPIGSHGMGVAGVCGALADNPSPVAGVGEGLAGSAPNCRIMGLIYPSSDVDITDMFIWAAGFNPNSPRVGFPAPITPGADVFTCSIGFGAGSAISGAAMAMLDYLTTYGRGGRGCPCFFSTGNANANISPTHRPWAAYERSIAIAASTLDTDGTTEIRAPTSGWGVNIQLCAPSHRGAVHNPPASYRTVSCALTGQGQLIGHATAQTTLTAAVAAGATSLQVGSVTGFAAGSMLLLELPGNAGWEAVMITGAPNPATNQIPIAAVLNAHVAGTPVSTGPREYAFFGGTSSATPLSAGVAALVLSANPALTWVELRQILRDSAEKINAATTESHPTNPAGDFRWRDANGNFSVTTGLPPVWSPGYGFGRIDAFEAVQDALAYGFTRDIMVRENLADVGTVPSGGVIWNSPDIWVRNTDPAIEGAAGLPAGYGSLPPHQAPIAGQMNWLYGRFRNIGTDAALDFWVRLYLTHWPGAEFTYPTSFIPTPRPGAAVPSPLLPGTYLIGEVKYSGLAAGASDVVSVPWPAALIPPETVVVGASTVQWHPCLLLEISPHDGPTPSGIHVWDDNNLAQKNISIVYADAADFEVAAVIGNADGRRREIVLEIDRQGVPSHVRLWVDLLAPRLKERLRHQVTEPWGQGCDDVTVTLLEETRVRLDPGWKCRHGATVTTLPARTRLRCSAVAMKEGERSNVTLGHHGGRDVAFLAGHGTTRIPGIVTAGEPLLVVIGGYVPEGVPPGTYTIGVNQRDTSGALTGAFGIEVEVGERGGRPRRRVRKQR, from the coding sequence ATGCCTGGCCGCAAATCAGGTCCCGGAAAAGGCCGCGCCGGTCGCGTCGAAAAAACCCGCGTCGATATCGATGTCAGAGACCTCAAGGGCGGCGGCATCGCGAACGCCCAGGTGGAGCTCACGCCGTTTCCGAAAGGTGAGCCCGTTACACTGAAGTTCGACCCGGGCACCGGCAGCTATCGCGGCACCGTCGCGCCGGGCCGCTACACCGCCTCTGTCGCGCACCGGGGATCCGAGCGACAGCAGCGCCGCGTGGACGTGCAGCCCGCCGGGAACCAGGAAGTGTTCATCCTCGGTCCCCGTGGGCTGCCGTTCTATTACCGCGGCCGGGTGAAGACGCCATTCGAGCCACGGCCGGAACTCGTGGCGCTCGTACTGCGCCATGTCCGAGGCGAGGCGGACCGCGAGGTGGAGCAGATCGCGCGCGGCCTGGGATTGGAACCGGTCGAAGTCTCCGAGGAGATCCGCCAGGCCCGCGGACGGATTTTCCGCCTGCCCGGGCGAGCCGCGGCCGAGGGAAGCGCGGAGATCGCCCGACGGCTGGAAGCGGTCAGGAGCGTCGAGCACGCGGGCTTCGTGGTAGGATTACGTGACGAGTCGGTCTCGTTCCTGACGGACGAGCTGATCGTCCGCTTCCAGTCGCAGGTGGCCGAGGATGAGGTACGGAAACTGGCGGCGGAGTACCAGCTCGAGATCCTGAGGTCGGTGCCGTACTCGCCCAACACGTGGCATTTCCGTGCGCGCGAAGCGCAGGGGTATAGGCTGCTCGATACCGCGGCGCGCCTGGCCGATCTGGAGGAAGTCGACTGGGCGGAGCCCAATCTGGTCACCACGGTGGAGCTGGATGCGATCGTGCCCACCGACTTCCTGTGGAATGGCGTGTGGGACCGTCAGCTCGTCGGCTGCCCGGATGCGTGGCAGGAGCTGCAGGACGCCGGTCATCAGCCCTTCGGTGAACCCACCATCGTCATCGCTACCGTCGATCAGGGTATCGAGTCTGCCGCCGGCGTTCCGGTGAATCCCGAGTTCCAGGGGAATGTGAGCAACGGCACGGCGAAGACCTACCAGTTGTTCGATTTCATCAATCTCGTGCCGGACAATGACACCCCCATCGGCAGCCATGGGATGGGAGTGGCCGGCGTGTGCGGCGCCCTGGCGGACAATCCCTCGCCGGTCGCCGGCGTGGGTGAGGGGCTGGCGGGGTCGGCGCCGAACTGCCGGATCATGGGGCTCATCTACCCCTCGAGCGATGTCGACATCACGGACATGTTCATCTGGGCAGCAGGATTCAATCCCAACAGTCCGCGCGTCGGCTTTCCGGCTCCGATCACGCCGGGAGCCGATGTCTTCACGTGCAGCATCGGCTTCGGTGCGGGCAGCGCGATCTCCGGCGCCGCAATGGCGATGCTCGATTATCTCACCACCTATGGCCGCGGCGGCAGGGGCTGCCCCTGTTTCTTCTCCACCGGGAATGCCAATGCCAACATTTCCCCCACCCACCGGCCGTGGGCGGCGTATGAGCGCTCGATCGCGATCGCCGCTTCGACACTGGATACGGACGGCACAACCGAGATCCGAGCCCCAACGAGCGGATGGGGCGTCAACATCCAGCTCTGCGCGCCGAGCCATCGCGGCGCGGTTCACAATCCCCCCGCATCGTACAGAACCGTGTCCTGCGCCCTCACCGGCCAGGGACAGCTCATCGGACACGCGACTGCCCAGACCACGCTGACAGCAGCCGTGGCGGCGGGAGCCACCAGCCTTCAGGTGGGGTCTGTCACCGGTTTCGCCGCGGGGAGCATGCTGCTCCTGGAACTGCCCGGGAACGCGGGGTGGGAAGCCGTGATGATCACGGGCGCCCCGAACCCGGCCACGAACCAGATTCCGATCGCCGCCGTGCTCAACGCCCACGTTGCGGGCACCCCCGTGTCGACCGGTCCGAGAGAGTACGCGTTCTTCGGCGGCACCTCATCCGCTACGCCGCTCAGCGCGGGCGTCGCTGCTCTCGTGCTCTCGGCCAATCCGGCGCTCACCTGGGTGGAGCTGCGGCAGATCCTTCGCGACAGCGCGGAGAAGATCAACGCCGCTACCACCGAAAGTCACCCGACGAACCCCGCGGGCGATTTCCGCTGGCGTGACGCGAACGGCAACTTCTCGGTCACCACCGGACTGCCGCCTGTCTGGAGCCCGGGATACGGCTTCGGGCGTATCGACGCGTTCGAGGCCGTCCAGGATGCACTCGCGTACGGCTTCACCCGCGACATCATGGTGCGGGAGAACCTGGCAGACGTCGGAACCGTGCCATCGGGCGGCGTCATCTGGAACAGCCCCGATATCTGGGTACGCAACACCGACCCGGCCATCGAAGGCGCTGCCGGCCTGCCGGCGGGATACGGCTCGCTGCCGCCTCACCAGGCCCCGATCGCCGGCCAGATGAACTGGCTCTACGGTCGGTTTCGAAATATCGGCACGGACGCCGCGCTCGATTTCTGGGTCCGCCTCTATCTGACCCATTGGCCGGGAGCCGAGTTCACGTATCCGACCTCGTTCATCCCCACGCCGCGTCCCGGTGCGGCAGTGCCATCGCCACTGCTGCCGGGCACGTACCTGATCGGCGAGGTGAAGTACTCCGGGCTTGCGGCGGGGGCGAGCGATGTGGTGAGCGTCCCGTGGCCGGCGGCGCTCATCCCGCCAGAGACGGTCGTGGTCGGAGCATCGACGGTGCAATGGCATCCCTGCCTGCTCCTCGAGATCTCCCCCCACGACGGGCCCACGCCATCGGGCATTCACGTGTGGGATGACAACAATCTGGCGCAGAAGAATATCTCCATCGTCTACGCTGACGCAGCTGATTTCGAGGTGGCTGCGGTCATTGGAAACGCGGACGGCCGGCGACGGGAGATCGTCCTGGAGATCGACCGCCAGGGTGTGCCGTCGCACGTGCGGCTCTGGGTGGATCTGCTCGCGCCGCGGTTGAAGGAGCGTCTGCGCCATCAGGTGACGGAGCCATGGGGCCAGGGTTGCGACGATGTGACCGTCACACTGCTGGAGGAGACGAGAGTGCGGCTGGACCCTGGCTGGAAGTGCCGGCACGGGGCAACGGTAACAACGCTGCCGGCTCGGACCCGCCTGCGCTGCAGCGCCGTTGCGATGAAGGAGGGTGAGCGGTCCAACGTCACCCTCGGTCATCACGGTGGCCGCGATGTGGCCTTCCTGGCCGGACACGGGACGACGCGCATTCCCGGCATTGTGACCGCAGGCGAGCCGCTCCTGGTGGTGATCGGAGGCTACGTCCCTGAAGGCGTGCCACCGGGTACCTATACCATCGGCGTCAATCAGCGCGACACCAGCGGCGCTCTCACGGGCGCATTCGGGATCGAAGTCGAGGTCGGGGAGCGGGGCGGCCGCCCGCGCAGGCGTGTCAGGAAGCAGCGGTAG
- a CDS encoding ABC transporter permease subunit, with amino-acid sequence MSTMLKVLRYELRDVLRGRWLIAYAVFFLLLTEALLRFGGGGERALLSLMNVVLFVIPLMSLVFGTVYLYGAREFNELLLSHPVSRPQLFGGLYLGLSVPLAAAFTAGVAVPFLGRLGSAGGAATLLTLLAVGIALTFVFTAIAFVVALWLDDRAQGLGAAVLLWLMLAVVYDGFVLLLTVAFGDYPLEKPMLALMLANPLDLGRVLLLIRFDAAALMGYTGAVFARFFGTAAGALLATIALTGWVAVPLALGLRTFRRKDF; translated from the coding sequence ATGAGCACGATGCTCAAGGTGCTCCGCTACGAGCTGCGCGACGTGCTGCGCGGCCGCTGGCTGATCGCCTACGCGGTCTTCTTCCTCCTGCTCACCGAGGCCCTGCTGCGTTTTGGTGGCGGCGGCGAGCGCGCACTCCTCTCGCTCATGAACGTGGTGCTCTTCGTGATCCCGCTCATGAGCCTCGTCTTCGGCACCGTCTACCTCTACGGCGCGCGCGAGTTCAACGAGCTGCTCCTCTCCCACCCCGTCAGCAGGCCCCAGCTGTTCGGAGGTCTCTATCTCGGCCTGAGCGTGCCACTCGCGGCAGCGTTCACGGCCGGCGTGGCGGTGCCGTTCCTGGGGCGCCTCGGCTCCGCCGGCGGAGCGGCCACGCTGCTGACGCTGCTGGCGGTCGGCATCGCCCTCACGTTCGTGTTCACCGCCATCGCCTTCGTTGTCGCACTCTGGCTCGATGACCGTGCCCAGGGGCTGGGCGCCGCCGTGCTGCTCTGGCTCATGCTCGCCGTGGTCTACGACGGCTTCGTCCTCCTCCTCACCGTCGCGTTCGGCGACTACCCGCTCGAGAAGCCGATGCTCGCGCTCATGCTCGCGAACCCACTCGATCTCGGGCGCGTGCTGCTGCTCATACGATTCGATGCGGCCGCCCTCATGGGCTACACCGGCGCCGTGTTCGCCCGCTTCTTCGGCACCGCTGCCGGTGCCCTCCTCGCCACGATCGCTCTGACCGGCTGGGTCGCCGTCCCGCTCGCGCTCGGCCTGCGCACATTCCGTCGGAAGGATTTCTGA
- a CDS encoding ABC transporter ATP-binding protein, translated as MIRVTGVSKAFRRRPVLRDVTVEFRTGRITAVLGPNGSGKTTLMKMLLGLVMPDAGTIEIDGTVLNGDCAYRRDIGYMPQAARFPENLSGREIMAMVSDLRGAGSAQHRELLDALELEPELDKPIRILSGGNRQKVSAAAAFLFDPRLVILDEPTAGLDPIASGVLKDRIRNERERGRTVLLTSHVLSEVEQLADDVVVLLDGTVKWADSLTALLAATGEPTLERAVARLMLRQRASVAAAEDPA; from the coding sequence ATGATCCGCGTTACGGGCGTGAGCAAGGCGTTTCGGCGGCGTCCTGTCCTGCGGGACGTGACTGTGGAGTTCCGCACCGGCCGGATCACAGCCGTCCTCGGCCCGAACGGCAGTGGCAAGACGACGTTGATGAAGATGCTGCTGGGCCTGGTGATGCCCGATGCGGGCACGATCGAGATCGACGGTACCGTGCTGAACGGCGACTGCGCGTACCGCAGGGACATCGGCTACATGCCACAGGCCGCCCGGTTCCCCGAGAACCTGAGCGGACGCGAGATCATGGCCATGGTCAGCGACCTGCGCGGGGCCGGATCGGCGCAGCACCGCGAGCTGCTCGACGCGTTGGAGCTGGAGCCGGAGCTGGACAAACCGATCCGCATCCTGAGCGGTGGCAACCGCCAGAAGGTGAGCGCGGCAGCCGCGTTCCTGTTCGATCCTCGGCTCGTCATTCTCGACGAGCCGACCGCCGGTCTGGATCCCATTGCGAGCGGTGTGCTCAAGGACAGGATCAGGAACGAACGCGAGCGCGGCAGGACCGTGCTGCTCACGAGCCACGTGCTGAGCGAGGTGGAGCAGCTGGCGGATGATGTCGTCGTGCTGCTGGACGGCACGGTGAAGTGGGCGGACTCCCTCACGGCGCTGCTGGCCGCGACCGGGGAGCCCACGCTGGAGCGTGCCGTTGCGCGACTGATGCTTCGGCAGCGCGCTTCCGTCGCAGCAGCGGAGGATCCGGCGTGA